A single region of the Xenopus laevis strain J_2021 chromosome 4L, Xenopus_laevis_v10.1, whole genome shotgun sequence genome encodes:
- the LOC121402825 gene encoding zinc finger protein 276-like, producing MKKHIKEHHEEVRERPCPHPGCNKVFMIDQYLQRHVKIIHTEERNHICDMCRQAFKQQKHLSVHQSIQEQASDPLILA from the exons AAACACATTAAGGAACATCATGAGGAGGTGCGGGAGCGACCATGTCCACACCCTGGCTGCAACAAAGTATTTATGATAGACCAGTACCTACAGAGGCATGTCAAGATCATTCACACAG AGGAGAGAAACCACATTTGTGACATGTGTAGACAAGCTTTCAAGCAACAGAAGCACCTCTCTGTGCACCAG TCTATACAAGAACAAGCTTCGGATCCACTCATCTTGGCTTAG